TCCCAGTTATGGGCAGAATAACACTACCGTGCTACAGCTTGCAACACTCTCCCACTCTACCTCTGTACCTTAATTGAGACCTCTGGCACCAGGGGACGGGCATTGGGGTCCAAGAATGGCAGGGCTGAAGGCTCTGTCCCATCCTGGACCAGCTTTCCCAGCAGAGACCCTTGCTCTCGCAACTTCTTAGTCAGCTCTCGAGTATCCACTCCTGTCAAAATAGCACACTCTGAGATCACACTCCCCCAACTCAGTCATGCATGAGGTTAGACTTTCAGAAGCACTGCATTCCAGAACCCTGAGTCACACACAGCTGTTCTAGGGGCATCAAAATCCTGGGCCATCCTGATGGAAGTACACTACCATGAAGTATTCTTGCTAAAAATATCACATCTGAATTGAACCATGACTTCTAGATTTGTTTACAGAAAATAATACCAGGAGACAAAAGAACATGCTAAACGACGCTACAGGAACATAATCAACAAAATGTAGGTTGTGGGACTCTCTAAAGGAAAACTGACTTGTTTTTGTCAAACAGGTTACAAGGCTGATTGATCAAAAAGTCATCAACCAAATGCAACATACAGAACTTACTTAGATCCAGACTCAAATAAGCGGTAAAAGACGTTTAGATAATGGAGAAAACTTTGCCTGGATATTTGATATtaagaaattgttattttttttaaaggtatgatAAGGTTATTatggttatgttttaaaaaggatCCCTTTTTCACAGTGAACTATCTGTGGACAAAATGGTACAATGTCTGAGACCTGCTTTGAAAAAATTAGGGGGTTCTAGGTATAGTGGTAAAATAAGTTTAGTCCTGAGTTAATGATTACAGAAGCTGGGGGCTCATTATATATTATTCCTTCCTTTTGTATGTATGAAATTTTCTATCTGATCAAAAGCTGTTTCTTctccaatccccagaccccaatGTAAACTTTCCAAATCCAATACATTCTATCATAGCCTTGGTCTCAAGTTCCAATAACGCACAAGAGACCTGGGCTTGGTAGGATACCTGGGCTCTGCCCAGATACCATTATGCTTGCACCATACCTTGCAGGCCAGGTATGCCATGCTGTTGCAGCCACTGGTGCAGGGTGCGGGTGGCACTCCAGTGGCTGGGCGTGGGACAGCACTCTCCCACCACCAGTCCTGCCACATGGATCCCCGAGGATTCAAACCACTGCCGATggaagatggaaggaagaaatCGTGAGGAGCCCAGGACCATGTCTTCCTAACTTCTTTACCCATTGTATGGCAGGGACCATATACTTCAGCTACATTGAACGACCTGGTCATTCCTTTCACACACCAAGCAccttgtgcttttgttttttaccaaCAATGTCTTCCCCATATGAAACACTGAACACCAGGCCCTCTTTAACAACTGGAAatgatattttcctttcctttctttactcACTTTATTTCCACTGTTCTTGCTTTTTACATTGTatacaactgtgtgtgtgtgtgtatctccacCACAGAACTATGAACTATGAACTCCTCAGGAACaaggtgcctgacacatagtagcagtcgacatttactgagtgcccactTAGTGCCAGGCATTGTTAAGAGAtgttgggggaggagcagtgaGTATGCAAAAAGACAAGGTCTCCGTCTTCACTGTTAATTTGCTACTTAAGGAGcctgaaaattaacaaagcaacaTACAAATAAACAAGATCATAATTACAGGCTATGATAAAAGCAGAATGTAAAATAGACGTACAATACCTTaccaagcaaaaataaaagttcagggTATAACACTAGGCATGATTATGCACTTCCCCCAACCCTTAGTAGGGGATTATCAGTTTAACAAAACACAAATTTTGCAACCCAGTAGATAAGCATTTAATAACTAAACAGAGAAATGGGTCACTTATGTGGGAAGGGATGGCATACTTAAGTCACATATGGTTTAGTGGTAGGAGGTTTAAAAAATGATGGATACTGAGACCGTTTTTTAGGGATCTAAAGGAGTTTGGCAGATTCCTCCATGGCCAGGTAGACTAGTCTGCATATAGACTGGTGCGTTCACAGTACATGTACCACAAAGGCATCCAGGGTTGGCTAGAGGCTCTAGAAGGCCTTACTCATCCTAGTTCTGTTAAATGCCTTGATTTTGCAGGTTTGTAAATTCTTATTTTGTCAGTGTGTCTACAGCTAACAAAGCTGAAGATTGCCATATGTTAACCAACATATCACATTATAAACCAGAATGCAGTGTTATTTATAGATCTGTGAGGAGGAATGGTCCTTTCCAGGCATAACAAAGTATGTCCCTTACCTAGGGTTCCCTATCCTAAGTGTTGGGTGAATTAAAGAACTAAAGGCTCACAAAGTCTGGGAAACCAGGACAAAATGCACTTTGAGGAATACTGTACCTAAGCTAGGGGGATTTCCactattaatttgattttttttcattagttgaACTTTCAGAGTGCAACTTAGTTTCCAGATTCCAAAGGAGGAGGAATAGGTGGAACCTCACTGTGGGAGGagattcagttttcttatctagaGATAAAAACTCTACTAAAAAGTGGCACAAAATGAGTCAAAGTAAGGAAAGGACGTTTAGAAGATGATTATCAACTTGACTGGTAGGTGAACTGGGACTCACTGGGATGGATGTAACCCCAGTTTCCAGTCTCTTTCCCATTATGTAATCTTAAAGCATTGCCCTCATCACTCTACTGCTAAAAAATCTTCGCGGGTTCCTTACTCTTTGGCTTGGCATCCAGTGCTCCGGCTTCTCTAAGTACTTCAAGTCCTGGGTAGGATTTGTCTTAACACTTCAGTGTGTATCTTTGTTCTCTCCAGGATGCCTAACTCAATGTCAATGTCTTCATTTGACTAACAGTTAATAACCATTGATTTGAAAAGGAAAGTAGAGAAAGCATTGGGTGTGGCTACCTTACTGAGACCGAACTCATCCACTTCATCTGTGGGGATGCCATAGTTGCCGATCAGAGGATATGTCAGCACTAAGATTTGTGCTTTGTAGGAAGGGTCAGTGAGAGCCTCGGGGTAGCCGACCATGCCGGTTTGAAACACTGCAAGAAaaaggcagggctggggctcgggctcgggcagGACACCCTTCACAACACTGCTCAGGGTGATGACAATGCCTCAGCAGAAGCTGCCTTGACCTTGAGGGATaaaaggggctggggtggggacaggggcaccaaaggggggtgggagggagggtgtgCAGGCGGGAAAATGGCGGGTTTGGGCAGGGCAAGCTGGGCAAAGAGGGGCAGCAGAAAGTGGGATGAGGTCGGCAGCCGGCCCGAGCTTGCTTACCCACTTCCCCGGCAGTCGACACAGCGGCCCCAAAGGGCTGGCCCCGCAGGACCGACCCATCTTCCAACATCAGGGCCGCCATGGGAACGGAGCTGAGGCGGGGGCGAGCACAGAGAAGCGGGAAGCGCAGCAAGCCCCAGCCGATGCTGGAACCACGTGAGGTCGGCGCGCCAGGAGTCGGTCCACGTGGCTAACCGCGCCGGTGGCTAGAGCGCGGACCGCGGAAGGCGCAGGAGCTCCAAGCGCGCTGGGCGGCGGCAGACTGCGGCGGCGCGAGCAGCCGGCAGCgtgaggggcggggccgagcACGTAAGGGGCGGGGCCAAGCCTGCAACAGCGTGGCCAGCGTCTCCTCTCCACCCAACTCCGCCCCACTGCAAAGCCCGGGGAAACCTGGAGAAGAAAACCGACTACCTCAAAACTCTCTCCCGCTCTAACCAAGAAATACACAAAGCCAGGAcgcctctctctaaaaaatagaaaaaagaacgacaaaaaagatgtttattataGTCCAGCACAAATGGGGCACCGATTCTAGTCCATTCTTGGACTGCAGTGTCCACAATACCCCAAGGCTATGCAACCGTCCATCTTTCTGTCAAAGGTGGCTTCAGTCTTGAGGAAGATCTGCAGGCCAACCATGGTTGTCTAGGGGTAAAATCTCCCGGGTTGGGCTAAGATCAAGAAGATCTTTATGTCAGTATGAAGACTTATGTGGTTCACGAAGCCTTGGCTTTTCGGCGTTGGGTCCCCCAAAGCAGAATGGAGATAGATAATGTGGTGGATCCCAGGATACCGAAGAACATAAGCAGTGAGAAGTAACCCTGTGAATGACAGACCAAAAAAACCCCTCATACATCATTACACCAAGGACTACATCCTAACACCTAGTTCTTTCCTAGTGTATCTATCCCCTTTCCCAGGGCAATTCTCTTATAGTTTTCTTCTCAAGATGATTTGCGGCAGCTCTCCTCTTATGGCTCTTTCCAAGAGGTTCTTCCTTATGCATGTCTCTTACCTTTATTTAGAAGGCCTAATTCCTCACCTGGCGCATACACTTGTAGCCATGGAAGCCATCAGCACAGACACATTGCAAGAGACCGGGTCCATCAGGTACACAGGATCCATTCTCAGGACAAATTTCTGTGagccagagaaaaacagaaacattacTGGATCTCATTATGTAGGTTTCCCAAATATCTGCTTCAACTTAGATTCCTCAATTATTTCTAGGTCAGAcgtaaaagaaaatttcagataatcagaatataacaaaaataatacaacataTCTTACGACATCTTTCGTAAGGGGTTAGAGGTTCAGAAACCTGTACAAGCAGCACTTAAGCAACTTTACTGTCAGATCTAAAATGGTGAATACGAAAGGAGGAAAGGCAGTTCCTGGAAGGGTGGAGGTGAAACAGCATACCTTGGTCCCCAGTGGTGTTGCAAAAGTTCCTTTGCCCTTGGCAGATTTGGTTGTTTATATAAAAGGTGACAGTATTCCAGGCATTAATACCTCCAGGACAGCTGACATCCTGTGGCAGTATCCTGAACACAACATAGGTAGTCATAATGCACAGTTCAAAATTACTGAGCTCACAGTGCTGTCCCTCTTTGGTTCTCTCCCCAACCCTATATCCTTACTTACAGAGTCTGGAGCTGGGTAAAGCCACGGAAGGTGTTGGCCAAGTCATCCTTGAGGGGGTTTGCTTGCAGGTCTCTGCAAAGTACACACTGTTAGCACTGTGCTCTAGGAAAACACTACTTCCACTCAGATATCTTCTTGGGCTGGTAATCCAGTTCCTATTCTGAGTTGTCCAAGTTTGGACATTAATATTCAGACTTGTTTTTAGGAGTCCATTCTCAAAGACTTTACTATCAACCCTTCACCACAGTTGCCTTTAGGTAGGGAAGATAACTAACCACTTACATGATGACAGCAGTATGTGCCTGAGGAAATTTTGGACCAAGGTCCTTCAGAGAACAGTTCTGGAGATCCAGCCTGGGGAAAAAAGTAATCAGTGTAATTTTATGTCTCTCCTCATCCGTGGTAAACTAATATAACCCTCTTTTCAGCTAAAACTAACTGAATACAGCTGTGTTCAGGGCCACAAACTAAATCCTGTGGTAGATGTTTGAATTCTGCACTATCCAATTCAGTCACCACTAGTTACATGTAGCTATTTGAAttaggtaaaaaaataataataataaattcagtttctcagttccactggccacatttcaagtattcAGTAACCACTCATCATGTGATCAGTGGCTACTCTATTGGAGAGtgcagatacagaacatttccatcatggcAGGAAGTTCTATTGGAAAGTACTGTTCTAATCAGTGTATCTATGCATCTGTGCATATATTGGAAGAAATTTGTTCCTTGTCTAAGTGAATCTCACATTGTAGTACTATGAGTCTCAGATCTGCAAAAAGCCTTCAAATAGGAGAAAAAATTGAAGTCACATAAATGAAAGTTTTTTCCAAGTGCATTTTCTACCATGGATGGGAGGTAAATTATTGGATATTAAGGACCATGCCACCTTATTTTTTCTTCACTATATATTGCTGTCTGttcctttattctttaaataCAGTGCCTAATAACTGcaaaaattgggagaaaaaaaaagccttagtaTCTTAGCTTTCAAGTGGCCTACAGCGTGATAGAGGAAGACCCTCACCAAATGTATAAACAATATGAACAGTAAAATATAATCTgaggggtacctgtgtggctcagtggttgagtgccttttgCTCAGAATCATAatctctgggtcctaggatcgagttctgcatcaggccccccacagggagcctgcttctccctctgcctatgtctctgcctttctatgtctctcatcaataaataaaaataaaatcttaaaaaaaaaaaaacaatctgaaagAAATCACAGGACAGTATACGAATAATTTTGAGTGGTACTACCCTAAggattaaagaaagtaaaaaagatgaGCTACTACTCTAGCACTGAGTAATATCATTCACAGAAGATGCTAGAATTGAAGGACAGATATGTTTTAATTTGGTAGAGGAAGGAAATTTCAGGTAAGGAGAGGGGactgaacaaagaaacaaaaacggAATGCTTTTGGAAGCAGGAGAGTCTGGCTGAAGCCAGATTCTCATGAAGGGTTTTAGTggacaaatatttggaaaaaaatgtttgaaaggtGGATTGAGACCAATCTGTGGTAGTTTATGCTTTGAACTTTATCTTGAAGGCAACAGacaattctaattttaaaaccagagaggaaagaaagatagaaaaaaattgattttcagATAGTTTGCTATAGAGAAGAATTTAGGTAATTAGGCAAAGAGAATGAAAGCAGAATAGATGACATTTAGGATTCTCAAGTGAGGGTACACTcaagaggaaatatttaataGGACGCTAGAAGAATCTTGTGTACCCTCAGCTTGGAGAGAGGGCCAAGGATACTAAGAGATCTAGTTTGGGGAAATACCTGCATGGTGGTTAGAGCTGAAGCCATAAGAAGAGGTGGATCCTCAGAGTGTAAAGGGAGAAAATGCAGGGACTAACCATCAGGGCACAGAATTTGCAGAAGAGGAATTAGCCTCAAAGGCTGAATTAATTGAAAGGGAAGGATACCCTATTAGCATAGTGCCTTGGAGGCTAAGGGAGTCATTTCATGGAGACACACATTAAGTAATccagaattgaaaataaaacaaggcttCTCTTAAGAGAAATCcataaaaggctttttttttttttttaatgggtaaaAATTATGATTTCTCTGCAATTTCAATCAGGAAGAATCACAGGGTTGTTTACCTAGCTAAAAATGCGATAACACATTTAAATGTGTGAGAATCATGGTTTGGATGTCCCTAAAACGGGCATCAATATTCATCCCAAAAGCCAATCAGACAAGCCTTTAAGAATCCAGTGTGGGGGGCAGGTGTCACCTAGATGGCTCAgatgtttgagtgtctgccttctgctctggtcagGATTTCTGTGACAGGAGATCCAGCCctgaggctgcttctccctcttgcctctgcctctccccctgctcatgctctctctctctctctgtttcaaatgaataacatcttaaaaaaaaaaaatccagtttagggggtgtgtgtgcctgggtggctcatttggttaagtgttggacctTGATCTCAtgtcaagtcttttttttttttttttttttttttttagattttatttatttattcatgagagacagagagagagagaggtcgagggagaagcaggctccctgcaggggacctgacatgggactcaggacaccctgggctgaaggccgcgctaaaccgctgagctacccaggctgccctcatgtcagttcttgatctcagggtctaagttcaagccctgcgttaGGTTgaagactactttaaaaaaaaaaagaagaagaatccgGTTCGGGAACTCTTCCAGTATCCAAAGTTGTCTTTTCCTCCCTCACCCCACGATGGTGCCCTCTTGATTCAGGCAGCAGCGGTTGTGCAGCATTAGCCCTGGTGTCTGCTTACAATAAAGGGTCACTTCTGACAAATTTCGCACACTCTCTGGACACAGGATGCATAtctgcagaagagaaaaaaactattaagattccagaaagaaaagctaagaaaagaacaaacaggTATCAAAAGTTAACTGCCAGTACACTCTTCGGAATCCTTATTTAACATTGGGCAGATAAGCGTCCTATCTTTATCATCAAGTTTGACTAAGGTATTCGTTTCTTCTCCTAGAGCCAGGAGCCAAATCAACACACTAGACTTTCTGCACCACACCTTGCCCAGGAAAGGCCCTCATCTTCGAGGATCACTGCTTGGGCATACTTATTATGCCCTCCCCATTGACTTCTCAATCTGACAGACCCGGTTTGGCCAGGTATAAAAAGAACTCATCGAGCTTTACACAAAGTACAGTACTGCCCGGGCACGATATACGGCATTCGCGCGTGACGAGCTTGAAGAGGAGCCAGAGGACTCGGTCAGTAGTCGAAACATTTAAAGTTATTCAAAGATTAAGGAAGAAGGAGATCACATTTTAAAGGTCTACGTCAGCAGGTCGAGGGCACTGGGAGACCTGCGCAGCGTGCGGACTCGGGAGCCGCAGCCGGCTGGGCTACAGCTGGGGAAGCCTCAAGGACCAAATCCGACCCACTGGCGGGCTGGGGAGAGCGGAGAGGCGAGGGCGGGCGATCGCGAAGCGAGGCTGCCCAGCAACTCTGCTTCGGCCCGACCTCTAGCTTGCTTCTGTACCTCGGGTAGCGCCAGGGCCCTTTCCGCGCCCAGAGCGAGGAGCACGGCCGCTGCCCAAGGCACCAGGAACGAAGAACCGCGCGACCCGTGAAGAGCCATTTTTTTTGCTCCCTTCGTCCTTCTCAGCGCCTCGCGAGATTTGCGCGTGTGGCCCAGCCCTCCCCGGGCGTGGCCTAGTGCCCCGCACGGGCTGGGGCTTACTGCTGCTTGAGGTCAGAGCTCTTCTCTGTGCGCCCCAGTCCCCGTTGGGGAGGACTGGTcaactctttctcctttttctctgatAGCGAAGGCTACCCCGGTGCCGCTCTCTCAGCTCCGCATTCCTCGCTTCCGGACGCCGAGGTCGCGTCACCGCTGTGGCTCGGGGCCCACTCCGTCCGCCCTCAGTAAACATGGCGGCGCCACGTGAGGCGGCCAGGGGGCGGGCCTCCGCTGTCACTCAGCCGGCACGTGGCGTGCCCGGCTCTGCCGTGCCGCTGCGCCCAAAGGTGGAGGAGACCCGGCAGATGGGCCGGACCGGGGCGGGCCGCCGCATGggggccagggcccaggggcTTCCTGAGAGTGGCgcgaggcggggagggcaggggcggggcgaaCCGGCTCCCCGCGTGGAGGCGCGGGAAGATCTGAGTTGAGAACGCGTGGTGTAGTGGTTCAGCTACCTCACGTGTGGAGGGAAGGCGGGAAGCCAGCAAATAAAGAGGGTAAGGGTGATAGAGGAGCGACGAGTGAAGGGCAAACTCTGGCGGGAGGAGACAAGCCTGGGAAGGTCCCGGGCACCCTGGCCCTTTCACCTCAGTCGGGAGTCCGCGTGGCGGCCGGAGTCttggtgaggagggaggggcgggATAAGCGCTTGCCTGCCTTCTCATCTCCCACTTCCTTCCCAGAAAAACGAAGCGATGCTGATCTCAGGAAGAACGGCCGGACCTTCTTAGCCCTGGCTGAGCCACGAGGTAAGGGAAAGCCGAGCGCTACCAGGGTAGCCCTGGGGAGCCGCGCACCTCGCGCCCGCAGGGACT
This is a stretch of genomic DNA from Canis lupus baileyi chromosome 12, mCanLup2.hap1, whole genome shotgun sequence. It encodes these proteins:
- the ATRAID gene encoding all-trans retinoic acid-induced differentiation factor codes for the protein MALHGSRGSSFLVPWAAAVLLALGAERALALPEICILCPESVRNLSEVTLYCKQTPGLMLHNRCCLNQEGTIVGLDLQNCSLKDLGPKFPQAHTAVIIDLQANPLKDDLANTFRGFTQLQTLILPQDVSCPGGINAWNTVTFYINNQICQGQRNFCNTTGDQEICPENGSCVPDGPGLLQCVCADGFHGYKCMRQGYFSLLMFFGILGSTTLSISILLWGTQRRKAKAS